The genomic interval GCTTTGGGTTATTTGGTTTTTCTGAGTATGACCAAAGTTACATAATAAGATCTAGTAGCGTATTGTAGAAGGTTACACCAGCTGTCATGCTTTTGTTGATGTCTTCAGAAATTACTTCTTCAGTTCAAAGTAAATCAAAGGGTGTTATCTGTGCACAATGCACTATTTTCACCCTGTTTTTTCTTCTAATGTCATGTTTCCTGGAAGTAATTAAGATAcagacatgcacaaaaaaacaacaacaacaaatgaacACTCAGTAGGGGGACTAAACGATGCCACCAGTTATCAGACAGGCTTATCTTTCTCCTGGGAGCCACATGGACAATGTTAAAAACCTTTGGCTGTCTTTGTTCTGCAGAGGCCATTTCTTGCTGTGTTTGCTGTGGTTTTCAGCATGAACAACACATGCACCGTGTGAAATGGGGGCTTGTGAAAAAGGGACTTGGCAGGAGGCCTCACACAGCTGTTCTGCAGAAACACTTCCAAAAGAAACACTGTCTATCATCCGGGACCCCTGAGGGCTGAGGTGTGCATCCTGTACGCAGAAAAATgtacagggggaaaaaaggaaggacTAAAACGTGAAGGACATGatgatctttttatttttgttacaaAAAGTTAAAACGGTCAAGGCGTTCTGAAAAGTGGCTGAAGGTACACTAGGGGAAAAGGTCTTGGATTCACCCTTGGCTGTTTAAACCTATAAACATTAATGAAATTCCAGCAAGTGAAGGCCTAAGAATTTGGTTAAAGTatgtataaaaacataaaaactttACAGAAACTTGCAGAAAAGAAGTTAAAGCCTATAAAGGTTTCTGAAAAATTAATCACTGCTTGAATTGTGTAATGGAAAAACAAAATGCCAAACCATCCCCTGCAGAAGGAACTGATTTCTCTGGGTGGGTTCAAATAGTTTCCTCACTTTTATAGCTTGGACATCTCTGCAGTGTTTAGAGTCAGTTATAGAACACAACAGTCAGGACGCAAGAAATCCATGATTCATGTCGGGAATTCAAACTTGCGCTGCTCACTAGATAAATGTGACCTCTGCACCTGGATGTGTTTTACTTAATTCATGAGGAAGGGTCAGATGTCGTGCACTCTGGCTTCACCGTTAACGCTGCAATGTTTACGCACAGgtgtaaacaataaataatgataTTAGCGAGATAACACACTTGGAGTTGCTCAAGGTTTAAGATTTTGCCATCTTTACTCATCCGATCCATTGTGAATTTGgtttatattgttttaaatcAAATCGAATAGCTAACAATTTGTGCAAATTAGCAAAACAGAATAAATCCAAagtcaaataaatataaaaatgtttgatGGTTAGCATTGGGTGGAGGTTAACATGGACAATTTGCTTCATAATTTATGTTCTAGTCTAACATTTTGTCAAATCATTCTCTCAGACTGTGTAATACACAATGTAGTTAACTAACTCTCATAGCTAGCATTGCCAGATATGTGGTTtagtgaaattttttttaacagacaaAAGTTATCCATATGtatgttaaaataaacacagtgtttcaAATAAACTTACATAACGCAATGGGGTCCATCCatcaaaatgtacatttttgtagCGCTTATTCTACAGAGGCTCATGGAGAACCAGGAGTCTATCacaggggacttggggcacaagacAGGGGATAGTCTGGAGGGTGACAActtatcacagggcacaatctcagacacattcacacactacagacaatttagagatgccaataaGCCTACAATACATTTCTTtgaactgggggaggaaactggagtaccttgaggaaaccctgaagcatggggtggcaggaatcaaaccccaaacAATGTATGTAATTAATGCAATTCTAAaaagcactgttttttttttattatatctttttaaatcttatttgtaatgtgtgcatgtatgccTTTTCAGAAAGGTGTTTTGGACAGAGTTCCACATAAAGGGTGTGAGTCTGAAAGGAAGAGGTCCATTTTTTCAGTGGAGGAAGTGAGCAAGAAGCGATAACATCGCCTTTAATGATGGGAATGTCCTGAGGAAAGTTGTTCAAAAGAGCCAACTCAGCAACTCTGCTCCTGCAGCCCGTTTAGTTCAAAACACAACCTAACATTCATCACCCACCTGGAAATCTCGATCCTGATGATGCATAATGGCTGAATAAAGCCGTCACCGTTTCAGCCCACTGCCGGGAGAAAAGCTGAGAGCGAGTGAGTCAGGAAAAGCTGGTATGAGAAATACAAGACAGAGGAGGGTACAAGGGGGAAGGGTGACCCCTTGCTTAACCCGCAGAGCAGTCTATCAAGATGTTTACTTAGTCCATCTTCGTTTCATGTCACTTTTACATAACAGCAGTCTCCCTTACATTCTCACTGAGTGTGAGTCTACTGGCTGAGTTCTGAGTGCATCTAGTCATCTGGGATTATATAACTGATTTTTTAGCCcccttattttttattcatatttgctTCATACCTCTCCACATTTGGCAAAAAATAAGCCTCAAGATATGAACATGGGTTAGAAGTAAACACCCTGACTGCTCACATGACGTCTCTAAGTTGCCTATTTAACATCCAGAGGCACCCGTGAGCCCTATGGGAATGAAACGGGAATCCTCTGTGACTTTCCAGGAATTTGTACCCACATTAAATCCAGTCTAAGGGAAGGGGGCAAGAACAGACTTCTGGAATAGTCTTGTGGGTCAGTATGCACTGGTTCAGACCGGTTCTTCTTCCCCTAAGTGCAGACATGTAAACAGTGGGCTGGGCAGCAGCCAAGATTAGTCACCATTCTGGCttcagggagcgagagagagaaagagaaagagagtgtgtgtgagagagagagagacagagagagagatacagatttGCTCACACTCATAAACAGCTTTCCTGAGGCTCTCAGCTAATCATTGCTGCTTGTTCCGAGaatgagaacaaaaaaacaaaatagtgAAGGCACGCCATCGTGTTTGTGGAGGAAAGTAAGAATTATAGACAAACAAAAATTCTATAAAACTCGATAAAATTATGCGTCGTGTACTGTAATGACTATCTAAATAAATTCTTATACACCGTACCTAATAATTTGgttattgtatatattttttattcatttctacaaTCTAGCTTTTAAAAGTTTtacaaatcaaataaacaagTTATTTAAAATCAGCATTTTTAATCTAATTGATAGGGAAACCACTGGAGCCATCATGACTTCATGGTTAATTAAACCGAGCCTTCCGCTAAAGACACCAGTTTATCCCTCAGCTCTCGAGGGTCTGCCTTCTTACCCTCCTTTGATGCAGCAGAACTTAAAATAGCTCAATGACACAGCCAATGTGAACAGCAGCCTAATTAGGTGCCTTCCAAATGAAGCCACACAAGTTCAGTGGGTTTGTGCCACGATTAGAGAGCGGCTGGCGCTCGGATCGTCCTGAATCCGTGCCCGGAATCAGGCTGATGGGTTCGATAACATTCTTTcgttgaacttttttttttgtgtgtgttaagaacACGATTGATGGGAGAGGGTCATCACTTTGTAATGTATCCTGCTAAAGCAGGTGCTCAAACATGTGGTGTAATTTTATAAGTTGTTTAATCGGTATCGCTGATACAGGAATCCCCCCAACTTGTTTGTGAATTACGAAAAGGCTGATGAGGATGACGGTACATGTTTATCAGATTCTTGCCCTGCAGACAAACCCAGCCCCTTAAAAAAACAACCTAATTTAGTCTCTTCTCAGGTGACATGTCTTGGCATGTCTGTTCAACATGTTCCACAGGCATGTCATCAAGCTAAGTTTTTCCAGGTCGCACACCTCCTGGCTCTGTTTCCTCTTCAGGGTGATCAGACAGTGACATGAAGTTGAAACCACTGTCTGTTTTAGCAAGTAGGAGGAGCTGTTATGCCTCTTGCTGCACAATGCATTAACCTATGCCCCAGTTTGTGCAAAACAATGCTATAAACTCTTTTAAGGGAAACACATACAGTCATGTCCCAGCAGCAGCATATGCAATGAAGGGGTTTTATAAACACCTGGCACATGCCACAATGTTTATTCCTATTGTTATCACATTGCACTGTGAAGAGATATCCAAGCAGAAATATGACAGGTATTTATTTACTGCATGATTTGTCTAGCTTCACACGGAAGCCAAGCTCAACTCTCTGAGGTGTTGGGTGTCTTGGAAATGATTAAATCCACCCCAGaggtcagaagaaaaaaaaaaaacagagtaaaAGTCAACAGGAATGAGATCATTTCTGCTGCTGGATTGAAATCCTGTAACAGAATGTTGAGGAAGATGTGACAGCAGTCCTGATCATGAACCAAAGAGCTGAATTTGTCTGTGCATCAGCGGTTTTTTTGCAAAGTGATGTACTCCgatgccctgtgtgtgtgtgtgtgtgtgtgcccttcAAAACTGTTCcatcaagtgtgtgtgggtctgcACAAATGCATGCACaaatgtatctgtatgtgtgtgggtgtgtttgtgggtctatgtgtgggtgagtggggAGTACTGCAAAAAGTTAAATGTTCAGAGCTGTTCTGCCATGTGcacatatgtttgtgtgtgtgtgtgtgtgtgaatgtgtgtgtgtctgtgtgtgtgtgcgcgtgggTGCCACAAAAAGTTAAATGTTCAGAGCCATGTGcacatatgtttgtgtgtgtgtgtgtgtgtgtgtgcgcgcgggTGCCACAAAAAGTTAAATGTTCAGAGCCATGTGcacatatgtttgtgtgtgtgtgtgtgtgtgtatgtgtgtgtgtctgtgtgtgtgtgcgcgtgggTGCCACAAAAAGTTAAATGTTCAGAGCCATGTGcacatatgtttgtgtgtgtgtgtgtgtgtgtgcgcgggtGCCACAAAAAGTTAAATGTTCAGAGCCATGTGcacatatgtttgtgtgtgtgtgtgtgtgtgtgtgtgtctgtgtgtgtgtgcgcgtgggTGCCACAAAAAGTTAAATGTTCAGAGCCATGTGcacatatgtttgtgtgtgtgtgtgtgtgtgtgtgcgcgtgggTGCCACAAAAAGTTAAATGTTCAGAACCATGTGcacatatgtttgtgtgtgtgtgtgtgtgtgtgtgtgtgtgcgcgcgtgggTGCCACAAAAAGTTAAATGTTCAGAACCATGTGcacatatgtttgtgtgtgtgtgtgtgtgtgtgtgcgcgtgggTGCCACAAAAAGTTAAATGTTCAGAGCCATGTGcacatatgtttgtgtgtgtgtgtgtgtgtgtgtgtgtgtgtgagttgtgcgCGTGTTTGAGTCCTTCCTAAGGACAAAATGTCATCATGATTGTAGTAGTGAATTAAAATTTGGAGACTGTAAGGAcatttagaaaagaaagaaagattgaatgaatgcatgaaagaatgaatgaatcagctTTTATCACATGCAAATAAGAAATACTTTTcctaattttattttcttaacagTGTCTTAAACCGTTTTAGAGGAAGTGCAAAGctcttgtttttcttcatattaAGGTTCCAAATGATTTTAGAGCGTAAATAAACCCTGCTGTAAAAATATTTCTCTAGGATGTAAACACGCTTTGTCTTTGTTTGCATCTAGTGAAGTTTTACACATCCACATCAACTCCGATCAAACTTCTGAGGCGCTCCACAGTCCACATGCGCCCCCGTGTGGTTGGATAATGAAATGATCTCCTAGTGACTATCACAATATCACTATACAAGTGAAATGTCTGACAAATGAATCTGAAGAACGTCACTCAGTATATTAAAATCATAGATCTAATAGAGGCAAATTCTAACAAATTCTAAGACACCCTtaagtttaaaaatgttaaaaacaaacaaaaaaggcaaTGTCAAAACACGCAATGGTGCTGTGAACTCACTGACAGGAGCTTGAAGATTTTTGAGTTGTTTTGTCATAAGTTTATCACTTATATCATCACATAGCTTtgaatattattcatatttatgtacacggctaaaaagaaattaaaggaacactttgtaaacacatcagatctcaatggggaaaaatatcatgctggatagcTATACTGACATGGACTGGGTTAATGTGTTATGAACGAAAGGATGCCACATCATTTGGTGGAAATGATAATgatcaacctacagagggctgaattcaaagacaccctgaaaatcaaagtgaaaaaatgatgcagcatgctagtccattttgctgaaattcaGAGGTGcacgaagtacacaacttccttacttgagtgaaagtacaaatactactggccaaacattactccattacaagaaaaagttgtaaagacagatttttacttaagtaaaagtacagaagtacttgtttttaaaagtatttaagtatcaaaagtaaatgtcaacgcattgttttattattgttgcattgttgtatgcaatactttctgtggaattaagagcttttagaatgttacaaaacctatagaaattaaacaactgaattgacaaaaaaagacaggtataatcatttatttttaatttaacactcctaccacccccaacaaaaaagtaccGGTACATCTCaagaattagaatatcatgaaaagggtcaatattttttgtcactcagttcagaaagtgaaacccatatattatatagattcctcacacatagtgaaatatttcaagcctttatttcttgaaattgtgatgattatggcttacagataaggaaaacccaaaattctgtgtctcagaaaattagaatattacataagatcaataaaaaaaggatatttcaaagagaaatgtcagacttctgaaaagtatgttcacttctatgcactcaatacttggttgggcctccttttgcatcaatgcggcatggcatggaggcaatcagcctgtggcactgctcaggtgtaatggaagcccaggttgctttgatagcggccttcaggtcatctgcattgttgggtctggtgtctctcatcttcctcttgacaataccccatagactctctatggggttcaggtcaggcgaatttgctggccaatcaagcacagtaacaccatggtcattgaaccagcttatggtacctaTAGCactgtgggcaggtgccaagtcctgctggaaaatgaactcagcatctccataaagcttgtcagcagaaggaagcatgaagtgctctaagattttctggtagatggctgcgttgactgtggacttcagaaaacacagtggaccaacaccagcagataacatggcagcccaaatcatcactgactgtggaaacttcacactggacttgcATGtccaacatggattctgtgcctctccacttttactccagactctgggaccttgatttccaaatgaaatgcaaaacttactttcatctgaaaagaggactttggaccactgagcaacagtccagttctttttctccacagcccaggtaagatgcttctgacgttgtctctggttcaggagtggcttgacacgaggaatgccacatttgtaggccatgtctaggattcgtcttaagctcccccaaattcttgaatggattttgcctgacaatcctctcaaggctgcggttctcccttttgctggtgcaccttctcctaccacactttttccttccactcaactttctatgaatatgcttggatacagcactctgtgaacaaccagcttctttagcaattaccttttgtggcttaccctccttgtggagggtgtcattGACTGTCTTCAGCAGTCAGCAGTCAgcagtcagcagtcttccccatgattgtgtagcctactgacccagactgagagaccatttaaaagctcaggaaacctttgcaggtgttttgaggtaattagccgattagggtgtgacaccatgactttccaatattgaacttctaattctctgagacacagaattttgggttttccttatctgtaagccataatcatcacaatttcaagaaataaatgcttgaaatatttcactctgtgtaatgaatctatataatatatgggtttcactttctgaactgagtgacaaaaagtattgacctttttcattatattctaaattttgagatgtacctgtacacatctatgtgtatccactcatgcacatttcaatcaaatggtctgtaaatgaagactggtcagaaaaaaaatctaacctgctttaaaacccagctacacaactgtagctgtacaaccacccaacagcaacactgctttaacaaagagttatatatatttccacaattcatttacaccgttttcatatgcatttacaccattgtccaggatccttcctcctgtgtgcaatgcgttgtgggcaatattacccattagggtgtgcattgttctgcactttgaatttctagcggaagtagtagaccatccaggaatttctggaatactcttttcagtatactacgatcTGGgtcatactaattctatttttgaataccatTTAGGACACAtcgtatgagaatttggacacagcatacgtttttgtgtgttaactaacatcattaccaatgcgttggtggtgtataatatacaaagcatatattcgtccattttgtcagcaattgagttcaaaaaatgatggaaaaccactgaactttacaacacgtgacgctacaagagcgaaaaaaaaaatcatcctatgataaatgtaactactttctactcaatgacattgacagaaatgtagtggagtaaaaagtagagtatttgtctttcaaatgtagtgaagttaaagtaagaaGCATCCAGAAAatataatactcaagtaaagtacagatactcaaaaagtgtacttaagtacagtactcaagtacttctttactgtccacctctgctgaaatttcattgcagcaactcaaaatggtactcagtagtttgtatggcccccatgtgcttgtatgcatgcctgacaatgTCAGGGCATTCTCCTAATGAAATGACGGATagtgtcctggggtatttcctcccagatctggaccagaGCATCACTGAGCTCTtggacagtctgaggtgcaacctggcGGCGTCGGATGGACCGAAACaatgtcccagaggtgttctattggatttaggtcaggtgagtgtgggGGCTATTCAATggtatcaattccttcatcctccaggaacaGCCTGCATACTCTCACAACATGAGGCTGGGCATTGtcgtgcaccaggaggaacccaggacccactgcaccagcatACGTTCTGACAAtgggtccaaggatttcatccTGATACCTGatggcagtcagggtgccattgtctagcctgtagaggtctgtgcgtccctccatggatatgcctccCAAGACCTACCACCAAACTGGTCATGCTGAACATAACATTCTCCAtggcttctccagaccctttcacgtctgtcacatgtgctcaggatgaacctgctctcatctgtgaaaagcatAACACGCCAATTCTGGTGTTAAATGGCAAATGCCAATCAAGCTTCATGGTGCCAGGCAGTGAGCACAGGACCCACTAGAAGATGCTGGGCCCTCAGGCCACCCTTTGTCAGAAGTTTGGTCAGACACGttcacaccagtggcctgctggaggtaattttgtagggctctggcagtgctcatcctgttcccccttgcacaaaggagcagataccggtcctgctgatgggttaaggaccttcaAAGGCCCTGTCCAGTTCTCCTAGAGAAATTGCCTGTCTCCTGGAATTGCCAGATGCTTAAGcctgtgctgggagacacagcaaaccttctggcaatggcaTGTATTGATGTAccatcctggaggagttggactgcctgtgcaacctctgtagggtccaggtatcacctcatgctaccagtagtcACACTGACCCgagccaaatgcaaaactagtgaaaaacagtcagaaaagaagagtagggaaaaaatgtcagtggcctccacctgtaaaaccattcctgttttgggggtcatctcatgttgcccatctagtgcacctgttgttaatttcattaacaccaaagcagctgaaactgattaataACCCCCTCCGCTACTAAACTGACCAcatcaatatcccaggagtttaacTGATTTGATGgtatactctgattaaaaagtgttcctttcattttttttgagcAATATATAATACATGCATTTCAACGTTGtaataaagcagctttactgaaATATATCAGTTCaggatatacattttaaatttataaatttatccctgatgagcaagacagaggaaaaactccctgagatgacatgaggaagaaaccttgagaggaaccagactgaaaatATATAATCCATCCTCATCTGTGGGAAGTGATTATATAATCAATTGcttttttgtgtatatgtactatatggtaaaaaaaaattatgtaaacataatttttaatttaattctggGTTAAACATGTCTGTCTTGTTGAAGTTATTATCTGGTCATTGATGGAGTACAAATCTGTTTATATGAACTGCAGACATAAAGCCAGCTCCATGCTTCCTAAGACAGGCTTAAATATGATGCAGTGTGTCATTGCTTCATTTCATGTTGAAGATAATGTTTTTGGGAGCTTCAGACACTTCATCAAATCCTTCaccatatacactgatcaggcataacattatgaacacccgcctaatattgcgTTAGTCcctattttgctgccaaaacagccctgacccatcgaggcatggactccgctAGATCCCTGAGGTGTGCtgttgtatctggcaccaagatgttagcagcagatcctgtaagttgagatgtggggccttcatggatctgacttgtttgtccagaacatcccacagatgctcgattggattgagatctggggaatgtGGAGGCCAAATAAACACATCAAACTCGCtattgtgctcatcaaaccattcctgaaccatttttgctttgtggcacggcacattatcctgctgaacgaggccacagccatcaggaaataccatttctttttattaaacaataaaatcatGATTGCCTAATACACTCAGCGGACAATTAAATATGAACACCTACACGTGTTTATTCATGCAGTTAATCATCTAGCAGCAGCTTAAAAAATCATGCGGATTACAGGTCAAGAGTTATAGTGCAAACATAGGAATgagggaaaataaaatgttgtacTTTGTTGGTGTctgacaggctggtttgagtattttagaaacagACAGATTTTCATGTATGAGGATGAGTATAAACACAATaatgcaaaaagaaagaaaatccatccagtgagcagcagcacTGCAGACAGAAACACCATGTTAATGagaaaggtcagaggagaacAGTCAGACTGGTCAAAGCTACCAGCAAGGCTGTGGTatctcaaataaccactctttacaaccgtgatgAACAAAAAAGAATCTCAGATCAAACAAAATGTCTAGAACAGCTATACTGGACATAAAACTGGGGTGAAAAGCTGTTGACACTCTTTCTTATTAAAGAGGATAGTTAGTGTATATTGTGATATTTACAAGAAGATTTTATGCCTTATTCTAAAAGATTATATCCTAAAAACAAGGTCTTTAATTGGTTTTACAGAATATTATTGCAActattaaatacacaaataaagatATTGAGTATGTGGTTTAAATATCCATCTATTAGAGTTGTATAAATCGGTATAGAAAGTAACCACAGGAAAACGCAGACCTGGCAACCCCGAGTAGGTCCTTCACACAGTCCCAAACAATCCAAAGAGTACAAAATGCATCACATGACATCTCAGTGTCTATTCACAGTAAGACAGAGAAACTTCTTCATGGTAAATGATTCCGTTTTGCTCGACTTCACATCTGTAAACATCATCACGTTTCAGCTTGTAACCTGGTGAGGGGTAGAAGAGCCCTAAAGCAGTGAACGTGCCATCAGCCTCCTTAAACACATCAATGACGGTGTGTTTTTGTAACACTGTGGAATTATTAATCTTCCAAGTGATGATTGGTATGCTGGTGTGTAATCCTGTGATGATACACATAAGTACGGAGGCATCGGTCGTCTCCATCCAAAGTTCAAACGGTAGCATGATTTGGAGTTTGGGAGCCACGGTCTTGACGTGAATACCTGTGTGATAGAATTATTATTTAAGAGCAAAATCTATAAGTACAACAAAGAACAACAACAGTTTCACTAGAAGATCATAGTGGTAAGACTAGAAGGTCATAGTGGATCAGAGGCGAATGTGTGTGAGCTGAGaatcagttcctccaggatttcaacaagttttgtgattgttgtggccaaaaatgcTTAATTTTGTACTTTTCTTTACTCAGATTGGTGAAATTGCAgacacaggattcttcttttaaactagcAACAGTTAAGACACGTGTAAAGACTCAACACACGTGACTC from Hemibagrus wyckioides isolate EC202008001 linkage group LG10, SWU_Hwy_1.0, whole genome shotgun sequence carries:
- the si:ch211-1a19.2 gene encoding uncharacterized protein si:ch211-1a19.2 codes for the protein MRAEALLIGLMFLSLSQGEQTDTNKMISFSPGVQLFVKGIHVKTVAPKLQIMLPFELWMETTDASVLMCIITGLHTSIPIITWKINNSTVLQKHTVIDVFKEADGTFTALGLFYPSPGYKLKRDDVYRCEVEQNGIIYHEEVSLSYCE